The Gadus morhua chromosome 10, gadMor3.0, whole genome shotgun sequence genome segment CGGACCAGAGTCGCAGTCGCCACAATTAATCAATCAGCAGAAACAAAAAGTTAATTGCTTAATTTTTTCAGGCAGACTCTTGCGCCGACAGATATTGCTCACGACATTAGCGGAGATGCAGAAGATAAAGACGGCTAGTAATGAGTCAGGgcagaacctctctctctctctctctctctctctctctctctctctctctctctctctctctctctctctctctctctctctctctctctctctgctttatGTGGGTGGTAACTAATGGCGGGTAGAGCACTGCCCACTGCCCCCATCAGACAGCCAGCTCTGGGGAATTACTCAGGACGATGCGCTCTAAACACTGGCACCCTACAATCGAACCTCGACACTGACAATAATCTCTCTGGGAAATTACTGGTTGGTAGCGATTCGCCACCAGATGCACTCGCTTCCCATCGCCGTGCACAGTGTTGTACGTATGGCATTCCACGCATCCACGAGAGCCAGTTTACCGAGCCAAAAGTGTAGGGGTGTGTTTCGTTGTGAAAATGGCAGCCATATGTCAGGGCGCTATTGTTCAATCATCGTTAACAGTAGCAGACCGGCAGGGGCTATTCCAGGAGGACGGTGGATGCGTCTCATAAACAGACCATTCCTTAATCACTCCCAGCTGACGGGCGTCCACATCATGGGAGATCAGCCCGCTGAAGATAAGGGTGGAGGGTACATGGGAGTGTCCCGCAAGCCGGGGTTCTGATGAAGCGCTCTGACGCGCCCCTGCTGTGTGACATCAGGGCGATCTGTCACGGCTGTAATGGGGACCGCTACGTGCCCCcgcggcccccccccctgctgctacGTGTCTGCGCGCTGCGTGGTGTAAACACGCGATAAGAGTCGGATTAGGGCCCGCCGGAATTGCTAGCACGCTTCGATAGGATTTGTATCCCTCCCTCCTGCACAAGTGTGTGGCTGTAAACGCACACGCCAGAGTTCTGAGTTGACGTTACAAATAGGCAAGCAGGCCccaacacacactaatgcacactAATGCATGTgcacgctcactcacacacacacgtacacatgcatacacaaacacgtacacaaacacacacgagtaTACTCGaccacacgtacatacacacaagcgcacatatgcatacatacacaaccacatgtacacacatacacacagacacacacacacacacacacacacacacacacacacacacatacacattcattcacacgtacaatcatgcacacatacactcatgcacatatacactcatgcacacgtacacttacacacacctaTACTATGACAAAtgtgtagaaacacacacattctcccacTTAAACACACTCATGgtcactcatgcacacatatttgaccacacgtacacacacacaaacacacacacacacacacacacacacacacacacacacacacacacacacacacacacacacacacacacacacacacactggactgCTCTGGGTTAATAACATGGCCACAGGGGTCTGGGACTCGTTGGAGGACGACGGCCCTGGCTGTCTCAGTGTGTTCTCCCACCCTCAGGTTACTACAGTAAAATACTCTGCATATTTTCCTGAactccctttcccctctccgAGCCGCCATCCCAACGCCTCCGTTACGCTCCGCATTCCACCGCAGCCGAGGACTTTCCATTTCCTCTGACGTTCCCTAAGGAACATCAGAGCCACCCGGACGCATCCCGGGTCGTCCTCCACAACCTTGTGGCCTCAAGGTTGTGGAGGGGGGCCTCTAGTGGGGACCCCCAGTAACCCCCCATACCGCCCCGGTCCATGGCGCTATCGGACCGGGACATCTGTTTACTCACTAACGCTCTcctcggggaggaggggggaggggttggaggacCCTGAACTAAACCTCTACAAACGGACCTCTCTTGTAGTGACGCCGTCCTCAAGTGTTTTGAAACGCGGTCGTGTTCCACCTCAGAAGAGAGAACCAGAATTAACGAGTCAGGATGAATGAAGACAATAACGGAGGGCAAGCAAGCCACAAACAAAACGAATTATTATTCACGGGCGATGAGACTACAATAATATAAAAGCAGTACATGAATATATCGGCAGACCACAGAATCTGAAAATGAACTGAGGCTCACCTCATAATCAAAACTGTTCGGGGTAATTGCTTTTTCTTCAGCACTTTGCTGAACAAACTCGCCTGGGAAGGCCTGCTGATAGGCCACCCCTAGTGCAGCTGATTAGAACGAGTGAGCCATAACCAACATTCCTCTGGAGATATCTTATTTATGTTTACCGGGGTTAGAACCAAATGTATGGCAAAGCTCCAGAAGCAACATCAAATCCCTTCAGAAGTAATTAACTGATAAGTGCGAGCGACAGAAAGGTTTGATACACGGAgatgtgttgttgttcttgttgttatTTTGGCTCTTATAGCCCAGCCTGGTGTGCACCTACCTATGGGCAGCGCCAGGAAGAAGGGAAGCCAGCAGAGCGTAAACATGCCCACCACAATCCCCAAGGTCTTAGCGGCTTTCTTCTCCCGGGAGAATTTAAGAAGTTTCAGAGTCAGGGAACTTCGCGCCTGATTCGCGCGGCCCTTCCCGGCCCCGGAGCAGCTCTGGTCCTCCTGCACCTGAGAGCCCTTGTGGATCCGGAGCGTCAACTCTCCCGAGTTCATCCTCTCCCGCAAAACGCCCGCCTCCAGGTTCTTTGTGGTCCGCTTGGCGACGATGTACACCCGGCAGTACATGGCCAGGATCACCACCAGCGGGATGTAGAAGGAGCCCAGCGAGGAGAAGAGTGCGTAAAACGGCTCCTCCGTGATTGGGCACACCGTATCGTCTGGCGACGGGGGCTGCTTCCACCCGAGCAGGGGACCGATGGAGATGACGATGGACAGCACCCACACGCCGAGCATGGCCAGCAGAGCCCGCTTCTCGGTCACTATGCCCGGGTACTGAAGCGGGTGGCTCACTCCGATGAAGCGGTCGATGGAGATTACGCACAGGCTCATGATGGACGCGGTGCAGCACAGCACGTCGAGCGCAGCCCAGATGTCACAGAAGATCCGGCCGAACACCCAGTAGTCCAGGATCTCCAGCGTGGCCGACACGGGCAGCACCATGGTGCCGAGGAGCAGGTCGGCGATCGCCAGGTTGATGATGAAGTAGTTGGTTGGGGTGCGCAGGTGCCTGTTGCACACCACCGCCAGGATGACCAGAATGTTGCCCACGATGGCGAACACGATGAAAGCGCCCAGCACCAGGGCAAGCGGGATGGCTCTGGTGAGGTCCACTTCGCTGGGCCCGGTCCGGTTGCCCGTGGAGTTGCTGGTAAAGTTGACCGAAGCCAGAGAAGACGTGATTGCTCCGGAGTCGATTTTGGAAGAACCATGATCCCACACGCGTGTGACATTGTCGAAGCTCTGATTCATTTTGAACGGAGCGGTCCTCCATATCAGGCGTCAGATCACTTGCGGGTTGAATACTCCGAACTGCCCGACATGGTGCGTCTGCACATGGCACCCGGCAGCAGCGTGCATGTCGGACAAGTGTCCTCCTCACACAAGTGGTCCACCGGTTACGCTCAGTCTCTCAGTGCGCACAATCCCCAAACCAAGGAAAGAGCGCGCCTGCACGACTCTGCAGCTCAGGCAGTCTCCcctccgtcaccaccactctcttCCAAGCTAAGACTTCACACTACGGTGGGGAAAAGTTGACCTCATCTCGCACAAAGTCTACTTCACGATTCAACCGacttaacaaaaatatatataatcattCCGAGAAAATAGACACAAATACACGACTAATGTTATGTAATGTCCTACGTCGATTTGGGAACGTATCCACAGTAAAGCGCATAACTTGAGGTTCCTCGGCTGCCTTTACGCGCAGGCATTCCTTGCGTCTTGCA includes the following:
- the LOC115552471 gene encoding alpha-1A adrenergic receptor; this translates as MNQSFDNVTRVWDHGSSKIDSGAITSSLASVNFTSNSTGNRTGPSEVDLTRAIPLALVLGAFIVFAIVGNILVILAVVCNRHLRTPTNYFIINLAIADLLLGTMVLPVSATLEILDYWVFGRIFCDIWAALDVLCCTASIMSLCVISIDRFIGVSHPLQYPGIVTEKRALLAMLGVWVLSIVISIGPLLGWKQPPSPDDTVCPITEEPFYALFSSLGSFYIPLVVILAMYCRVYIVAKRTTKNLEAGVLRERMNSGELTLRIHKGSQVQEDQSCSGAGKGRANQARSSLTLKLLKFSREKKAAKTLGIVVGMFTLCWLPFFLALPIGSFNTDLRPPEALFKVIFWLGYFNSCLNPIIYPCYSREFKMAFIRILRCQCHRRKQPGWRAYNYRSSNFSSSANSRKGSAEHTSAGLNGSQRTLPSSASPSPSYMTTPLPPCPRREGHYVWGGGGGGVGGASPATHGNLPGSPTAACQGRSFRAGAGDGGQATETSCGVFSFSFGPDGGERTREDSG